A genomic region of Marinobacter sp. NP-4(2019) contains the following coding sequences:
- a CDS encoding metal ABC transporter permease, whose protein sequence is MADWLWLLWPMAAGLLMSVTLVPLGQRVLERNVVFADLAIAQWAALGAITGGQLLPGDWSRFAPASALGFALVAVILVHWVIRLAPDHREAMIGLLYVLGACAATLMVSDDPHGAQRLSEAFNGDLLWVTGAGLIPLAIIAGLALVWHVILRGRIQEKLFLPLFALAVTVCVDQAGIYVVFASLIATPLLIGHMRGQSIVKAITVCSAGYIIGLLLSAGCDLPAGPTVVVSIIACAVLAASLFRTPAPTPAFPSQGDRFPPPGDGCREPGGS, encoded by the coding sequence ATGGCTGATTGGCTCTGGCTACTGTGGCCGATGGCAGCCGGCTTGCTGATGTCAGTTACCCTGGTGCCGCTGGGTCAACGGGTACTGGAAAGGAACGTGGTATTTGCGGATCTTGCCATCGCCCAATGGGCGGCACTGGGCGCGATCACCGGCGGGCAGCTATTGCCGGGCGACTGGTCTCGGTTCGCGCCCGCTTCCGCCCTCGGGTTTGCACTGGTGGCCGTCATCCTGGTGCACTGGGTGATCCGCCTCGCACCCGATCACCGGGAAGCCATGATCGGCCTGCTCTACGTACTGGGTGCCTGTGCCGCAACGCTGATGGTCAGCGATGATCCCCACGGCGCCCAGCGCCTCAGCGAGGCGTTCAATGGCGACCTGCTATGGGTCACCGGCGCGGGCCTGATTCCCCTGGCTATTATCGCGGGCCTGGCGCTTGTCTGGCATGTAATCCTCAGAGGACGGATTCAGGAAAAGCTGTTCCTTCCCCTGTTCGCACTGGCAGTCACCGTTTGCGTCGATCAGGCAGGCATCTATGTGGTCTTTGCTTCCCTGATTGCCACCCCACTGCTGATTGGCCATATGCGCGGCCAGTCCATCGTGAAAGCAATTACCGTATGTTCAGCCGGATATATCATTGGCCTGTTGCTATCCGCGGGTTGCGACCTGCCCGCCGGACCAACCGTTGTGGTTTCGATCATCGCCTGTGCCGTTCTGGCCGCCAGCCTGTTCAGAACACCGGCACCAACTCCTGCTTTTCCCAGCCAAGGCGACCGGTTTCCACCACCTGGCGACGGATGCCGGGAACCGGGCGGATCATGA